CGACCCTCCTCGCCGGCCTGCTGCCGTGGACGCCGTTCGTTCTCGCCGCGCTCGCGACGGCGGTGCGCGACGGCGCGGCGCGACGCGATCCGCGGCTCGCGTTCCCACTGGTCTGGTTCGCTGTCGTGTTCGTCTTCTACTCGCTCGCCGACGCGAAACGCAGCGTCTACCTCCTCGCGCTCTATCCCGCGGCGGCGCTCGTGACCGCCTGGTGGTGGAGCGAGCTCGCGCGTGGCCGCGCGTCGACGGGTTGGCTCGACGGCACGCCGGCGCGCGTCGTTGTCGCCGTCCTCTGCGGTGCGGCGCTCGTCCCGTTGTCGTCGACGCTCGCCGAAGGCATGGGCTTCGACCCGTTCGCCGCGATCGCGCCGCTGCTGGCACCGAAGGATCGCGCCAACCTGCCCCTCGTGCGTGGCATCATCGACGGCCATCTCGCGCTCGTGCTGGTCGGGACGGCGGCGATGCTCGGGGCGCTCCTGTGGTGCGCGCGGGCGATGCGAGGACGCGACCCCGCGGGCTTACTGCTCTCGTACACGGTGTTCGGGATTGCGCTCTGGACGCTGATCTTCACGGTCTTCCAACCCGAGCTCGCCCGCCTGCGCACACTCGGACCGTTCGTCCGCAGGGCCGCGACGATGACCGAGGGCAAGCCGCTCGCTTTCTATCGCGGCAGCTTCGATTTCGGCGCCATGTTCTACGCGCCCCCCGGCACCCGGCACTGGAAGCCTGGCCGACGCGCCGGGGTCGGGCCGACCTATCTCCTCATCTGGGACACCGAGCTCGCCGACCTCCCGGCGTCGGAGCGGAGCAAGCTCGCCGTCCTCGAGACCAGCGACGGCACCGACCCGCGCGGCAGGCAACGACTCGTCCTCGTCCGCCGGGGCGGGTGACCGGCGCGGCTCAGAACGGATACTCGAGCCCGGTGAAGACGGCGACGCCCTGCTCGCCGAGGCCGATGTCGACGAAGCCCACGACCTGCGGACGTACGACGCCCCGGAACCCGAGCCCGCCGACCGCGTGCAGGTCGTTGAAGGGCGATGCTCGCGACGACCGGAACACCTGGCCGAAATCGAAGAACGGCGCGAGCTCGAGCTCGGCGTTCACCCCGAAGACCTGCCGCTGATAGACGCGGGTACGAAGCTCGGCCGACGCGAAGAAGCTGTTCTTGTCGACGAAGCGCCCACTGCCGAACCCGCGCAGGCTGCGCCGGCCGCCGACGTCGTTCTGCTCGAAGAAGGGAACGTCGGCGTCGCTCTGCAGGTAGTTGATGCGGCCGTGCATGGCGAACACGAAGCGCTCGCGCAGCGGGATGAACTTCCGCACCTCCGCCGCGTACTTGATGGCCGTGAACGAGCTGCCGAGCAGGCGCGGAATGAACTCGGCGCTGAAGAGACCGAAGCCGCCCTGGCGCGGAATGTTGGTATCATCGCGGCTGTCGTAGACGAGGCCGATCTCCTGACCGACCATCGTCGCCCCGCCGAGCCCCGGCGTATCGGGGTGCTCGTCGCCAATGAACGGGAAGTCGTCGACGCCGCCCTTACCGACACGAAACACGCGGACGCGCGACTGATAGGTCAGTTCGAGCGTCGGTTGCAGCCGATAGTTCAGCCGGACGAGCCCGATCGTCTCTTTCGCCGTATAGTTCGACTCGTCCTTCTCCGAGGAGCCGTTCCCGAATCCGAAGAAGCGCTCCGTCGAATCGCGCTCGTACTCGAAGAGCGCCGAGAGCCGGAGGCGATCCTGCCAGAAGGCGTTGTCGCTGTAGATGAACTCGTAGTCTTCGTCGATGTTCTGCGACTTCCGCGCGACGATGCTCCACTTCTTGTCGCGCGACGGGAAGCCGAACAGGCGGAAGGCGGGGAAGACGCCGGTGATCTTGTTGTACCGAACGTCGGGCGCGAGGATGTACTTGATGATCTTCTGCTCGTCGAGGAACAACACGACGGCGAGCGCGCCGTACGTGTTGCCCTCGTTCGGATCCGTCAAGATCTCCGGCAACGGAATGTAGCTGCGTTCGAGCGCGTGCGCTGGCGTGGCGTCGATCCACCCGGCGATGGCGACGAGCGCGAGCAACGTGCTCGCCACGAATGCACGCACCGGCACGCGGATCGGATGCCTGCAATCACGGTCTTTTGCAACAAACCGCCGACGCATCTTTCCTTGCCGCGGTTGGTGACGGCTGTTAGGCTCCGCGCCCTTCGGACGCCGGCTCGCATGTCGCCCTCAGTCCCAGTCCCCGACGGCTCCGACGATCGCGTCCAGAGCTCCGAGCGCGGTGCGTGGTCGCCGGCGACGTCGTCGCCGTCCTCGACGCAATTCGCGCTCGCGGTGGTCGGCCTGTTGCTGCTCGCCGCGCTGATCTACCAGAGCGGGCCGCTGCAGCTCGCGCGTCATATCGCCGTACTCGGTTGGTGGGCGCCGCTCGTCTTCGTCCCGTATGCGGTCTCCTCGATCTTCGACGCCGCGGGTTGGCGCGTGACGTTCGTGCACTACCGCCCTCCGCTCTGGCTGCTCTACCTCGCGCGCTTGATCGGCGAAGCCATGAACAGCATCACGCCGACGGCCTATCTCGGCGGCGAGCCCGTGAAGGCGTTCGTGCTGCAGCGCTTCGGCGTCCCGCTCACGGAGGGTGCCGCTTCGGTCATCCTCGCGAAGACCGCGCTCACGATCGCGCAGATCGCGTTCGTGGTCGTCGGCGTCGCGCTTTTCATGATCCGACGCGACGTCGGCATGGTGACGGTATCGACCGTATTCGGGCTCACGCTGGCCGGTGTCGGCGTGACGTTCCTGCTCGTCGTGCTGCAGCGGCGCGGGCTCGTCGCGTTCGTGGCGCGCCTGATGCTGCGGATCTTCCCGCGGGCGCGGCTCGCCGCACGACTTGCGGCGGGCGCGCCGGCGGTCGACGCGCGTCTCCGCGCGTTCTACGGCGCGCGGCCGCAGGCGGCGACCGTGTCGGTCGCCTTCCACTTCGTCGGCTGGGTCACCGGAGCCGCTGAGGTATTCGTGATCATGCACCTGATCGGGCACCCGGTATCGATCGGCGACGCGATCATCGTCGAGGCCCTCGCGCAGCCGACGCGGCTCGCGGGCGTCCTCATCCCGGGCACGCTCGGCGTACAGGAGGCGGGCGGGATGGTCATCTTCCGGATGCTCGGCCTACCCCCCGACCTCGGGCTCGCCATGATGCTGCTGAAGCGCGTCCGCGAGATCGGCTTCAACCTGTTGGGTGTCGCCCTCCTGACGCGGCTCCGCCCGGCGCCCGCCGCCTGAGCGCGCCCGGATCACGGCATGAGGCGACTCGCCACGAACACGTCCGAGTTGCCGTTCCGCGCGTCCTCCCAGACGACGTAGCACCGCGTACCCGCGGTCGCGTCGATGGCGACCGCGGGCGCGGTCTGGGCGCTCGGCCCCGCCGCGCTGTCGTCGACGCGCTCGTCCGCGCCGAAGCTCGCGCCCGCATCGAGGCTGCTCTTGAAGTACACGTCGTTCGTGCCGCCCCGGTCGTCCTGCCAGGCGACGCAGATGGTGCGATCCGCCATCTTCATGTCGGGGTGCGATTGGGTGGTCGGCGTGTCGACGTCGGGGTCGAAGCCGATCTGCGAGTCGTCGAGCCGGCGGCTCGGCTGGAAGGCGGACGCGTTTCGTTTGGTCGCCTGGGTGAAGAAGATGTTGCTGTCCGATTCGCGTGCCCGAATGTCGGTCCACGCAACGCTCGCGAGCCCGCTCTTCGCATCGACCACGATGCTCGGCTCGGTGTTCAGCCGCTCGAGCGCTCCGAAGTCGTCGACCCGGACGTTCTTCCCGGGCCGCTTCTGGGTCAGCGACGCCCGGGTCGAATAGATGTCCCAGTTGTAGTTCCGGAAGTCCGCCCACGCCACGAAGAGGCGTCGATTGCGGATGGCGACGGTCGGCCGCCACCGATTGTCGAGCTTCACCGCGAGCGGATCGGGCACGGCGCCGCGCCGGACGCCGACGTCGTCGAGACGCGCGCTCGGACGAAAGGTCGTCCCGAGGTCCGTGCTGTACGCGAAGTACACGTGCTCGAACTGGACGCCGTCGGGTCCGGGATCGCGTTCGTCGATCCAGACCACGGCCGGATCACCGCTCGGGTCGGCGACGACCTGCGGCGTCCACTTTCCGTAGCCGTCGGCGCCGCTGTCGACGCGCACGTCCGCGCCGAGCTTGGCACCCGCGAGGTCGAAGCGTGCGAGCATGATGCGCCCCGCGTCGTCGTCGCGGCCGTTCACGAACTCTTGCCACGTCACGTAGACGCGATCCTGCTTCGGCGCGACGGTGATCTGCGGAAAGAGC
Above is a genomic segment from Deltaproteobacteria bacterium containing:
- a CDS encoding BamA/TamA family outer membrane protein; its protein translation is MRAFVASTLLALVAIAGWIDATPAHALERSYIPLPEILTDPNEGNTYGALAVVLFLDEQKIIKYILAPDVRYNKITGVFPAFRLFGFPSRDKKWSIVARKSQNIDEDYEFIYSDNAFWQDRLRLSALFEYERDSTERFFGFGNGSSEKDESNYTAKETIGLVRLNYRLQPTLELTYQSRVRVFRVGKGGVDDFPFIGDEHPDTPGLGGATMVGQEIGLVYDSRDDTNIPRQGGFGLFSAEFIPRLLGSSFTAIKYAAEVRKFIPLRERFVFAMHGRINYLQSDADVPFFEQNDVGGRRSLRGFGSGRFVDKNSFFASAELRTRVYQRQVFGVNAELELAPFFDFGQVFRSSRASPFNDLHAVGGLGFRGVVRPQVVGFVDIGLGEQGVAVFTGLEYPF
- a CDS encoding flippase-like domain-containing protein; the encoded protein is MSPSVPVPDGSDDRVQSSERGAWSPATSSPSSTQFALAVVGLLLLAALIYQSGPLQLARHIAVLGWWAPLVFVPYAVSSIFDAAGWRVTFVHYRPPLWLLYLARLIGEAMNSITPTAYLGGEPVKAFVLQRFGVPLTEGAASVILAKTALTIAQIAFVVVGVALFMIRRDVGMVTVSTVFGLTLAGVGVTFLLVVLQRRGLVAFVARLMLRIFPRARLAARLAAGAPAVDARLRAFYGARPQAATVSVAFHFVGWVTGAAEVFVIMHLIGHPVSIGDAIIVEALAQPTRLAGVLIPGTLGVQEAGGMVIFRMLGLPPDLGLAMMLLKRVREIGFNLLGVALLTRLRPAPAA